One part of the Amycolatopsis lurida genome encodes these proteins:
- a CDS encoding ABC transporter ATP-binding protein, translating to MLTKLLRIHLRPYRRDLWLIVLLQFVQTLAGLYLPTLNADIIDGGVVKGDIDYILGVGGVMLLVSLVQIACSIGAVYYGARTAMAVGRDVRGAIFHRVQDFSAREVGHFGTPSLITRTTNDVQQVQMLTLMAFTLMVSAPIMCFGGIIMALNQDVTLSWLLVLAVPILGVSVGVIIAKMRPAFRLMQERIDKINQILREQIMGIRVIRAFVKDTHERRRFTKANTELLDVSLVVGRLMALMFPIVMLVMNASSVAVLWFGGLRIDDGSMQIGALTAFLSYLMQILMAVMMATFMFMMVPRAEVSAERITEVLDTHTSVVLPENPISPGEVHGRLELSDVEFRFPGAEKPVLREISLLALPGETTAIIGSTGSGKTTLLNLIPRLMDVTGGSVRVDGVDVRELDQTVLSDAVGLVPQKPYLFAGTVASNLRYGKSDATDEELWHALEVAQGKDFVERMPEGLNSSIAQGGTNVSGGQRQRLAIARMLVRRPEIYLFDDSFSALDYATDAALRRALAAETAEATVVIVAQRVSTIRNADRIVVLDEGRVVGSGTHTELMDGNETYREIVLSQLTEQEAA from the coding sequence GTGCTGACCAAGCTGTTGCGCATTCACCTGCGCCCGTACCGGCGAGACCTGTGGCTCATCGTGCTGCTGCAGTTCGTCCAGACCCTCGCCGGGCTCTACCTCCCCACGCTGAACGCCGACATCATCGACGGCGGTGTGGTCAAGGGCGACATCGACTACATCCTCGGTGTCGGCGGCGTCATGCTGCTCGTGTCGCTGGTGCAGATCGCCTGTTCGATCGGCGCCGTCTACTACGGCGCCCGGACCGCGATGGCGGTCGGCCGGGACGTCCGCGGCGCGATCTTCCACCGGGTCCAGGACTTCTCGGCCCGCGAAGTCGGCCACTTCGGGACGCCGTCGCTGATCACCCGCACCACCAACGACGTCCAGCAGGTGCAGATGCTGACGTTGATGGCCTTCACCCTGATGGTGTCCGCGCCTATCATGTGCTTCGGCGGCATCATCATGGCGCTGAACCAGGACGTCACCCTTTCGTGGCTGCTCGTGCTCGCGGTGCCGATCCTCGGTGTCTCGGTCGGGGTCATCATCGCGAAGATGCGCCCGGCGTTCCGGCTGATGCAGGAGCGCATCGACAAGATCAACCAGATCCTGCGCGAGCAGATCATGGGCATCCGCGTGATCCGGGCGTTCGTCAAGGACACGCACGAACGGCGGCGGTTCACCAAGGCCAACACCGAACTCCTGGACGTCTCGCTCGTCGTCGGCAGGCTGATGGCCCTCATGTTCCCCATCGTCATGCTCGTGATGAACGCCTCCAGTGTCGCCGTGCTGTGGTTCGGCGGGCTGCGGATCGACGACGGCAGCATGCAGATCGGCGCGCTCACCGCGTTCCTCTCGTACCTGATGCAGATCCTGATGGCGGTCATGATGGCCACCTTCATGTTCATGATGGTGCCGCGCGCCGAGGTCAGCGCCGAGCGCATCACCGAGGTGCTCGACACGCACACCAGCGTCGTCCTCCCGGAGAACCCGATCAGCCCCGGCGAGGTGCACGGACGGCTCGAACTGTCCGATGTGGAATTCCGTTTCCCCGGCGCGGAGAAGCCGGTGCTGCGGGAGATCTCGCTGCTGGCCCTGCCCGGTGAGACCACCGCGATCATCGGCAGCACGGGCAGCGGCAAGACCACGCTGCTCAACCTGATCCCCCGGCTGATGGACGTCACCGGCGGCTCCGTGCGGGTCGACGGCGTCGACGTCCGGGAACTGGATCAGACCGTGCTGTCCGACGCCGTCGGGCTGGTGCCGCAGAAGCCGTACCTGTTCGCCGGTACGGTCGCGAGCAATCTTCGCTACGGCAAGTCCGACGCCACCGACGAGGAGCTCTGGCACGCGCTGGAGGTGGCCCAGGGCAAGGACTTCGTCGAACGGATGCCCGAGGGCCTGAACTCCTCCATCGCCCAGGGCGGGACCAACGTCTCCGGCGGGCAGCGGCAGCGGCTCGCGATCGCGCGGATGCTGGTGCGGCGCCCCGAGATCTACCTCTTCGACGATTCCTTCTCCGCGCTCGACTACGCGACCGACGCCGCGCTGCGGCGGGCGCTCGCGGCCGAAACCGCCGAGGCGACCGTGGTCATCGTCGCGCAGCGGGTCAGCACGATCCGCAACGCCGACCGCATCGTCGTGCTCGACGAAGGCCGCGTCGTCGGGAGCGGCACGCACACCGAACTCATGGACGGCAACGAAACCTATCGGGAGATCGTGCTGTCCCAGCTGACCGAGCAGGAGGCCGCCTGA
- a CDS encoding GTP-binding protein → MDSSASRSDADLLAISAKIVVAGGFGVGKTTFVGSVSEVPPLSNEAWMTEAGAGVDELVPPGTKSTTTVAMDFGRITLREDLLLYLFGTPGQARFWFLWDDLSRGALGAVVLVDTSRIDQSFAAINYFENDSELPFIVAVNQFEGMPVHDLEEVRDALALSPDIPLVTCDARDPKSAVATLQELVSHTLSLAVVSGPGREFASLS, encoded by the coding sequence ATGGACTCAAGCGCCTCCCGGTCTGACGCGGATCTGCTGGCGATCTCCGCCAAGATCGTGGTCGCCGGTGGATTCGGCGTTGGCAAGACGACGTTCGTCGGCTCCGTCTCCGAGGTCCCGCCGCTGAGCAACGAAGCCTGGATGACCGAGGCGGGGGCCGGCGTCGACGAGCTGGTGCCGCCCGGAACCAAATCCACCACCACGGTCGCGATGGACTTCGGCCGGATCACCCTGCGTGAAGACCTGCTCCTGTACCTGTTCGGCACCCCCGGCCAGGCCCGGTTCTGGTTCCTCTGGGACGACCTCTCGCGCGGCGCGCTCGGCGCCGTCGTGCTGGTCGACACCAGCCGGATCGACCAGTCGTTCGCCGCGATCAACTACTTCGAGAACGACTCCGAGCTGCCGTTCATCGTCGCGGTCAACCAGTTCGAGGGCATGCCGGTGCACGACCTCGAAGAGGTGCGCGACGCGCTGGCGCTGTCCCCGGACATCCCGCTGGTCACCTGCGACGCCCGCGACCCGAAGTCGGCGGTCGCGACGTTGCAGGAACTGGTGTCGCACACGCTGTCTCTCGCGGTGGTCTCCGGGCCGGGCCGCGAGTTCGCTTCACTCAGCTGA
- a CDS encoding DUF2795 domain-containing protein produces MAGMDPRPYLTDAKYPCGRGELLRAAAAAGAGDDVLGPLGTLPADDYADGDGVWEAVCSCNGAPIHDTAKEAP; encoded by the coding sequence ATGGCAGGAATGGACCCTCGCCCGTACCTGACGGACGCGAAGTACCCGTGTGGACGCGGCGAACTCCTGCGGGCCGCCGCGGCGGCCGGGGCGGGCGACGACGTCCTGGGCCCCTTGGGCACGCTGCCCGCCGACGACTACGCGGACGGGGACGGCGTGTGGGAGGCCGTCTGCTCCTGCAACGGGGCGCCGATCCACGACACCGCGAAGGAAGCACCGTGA
- a CDS encoding roadblock/LC7 domain-containing protein, with product MTAQDATTDFTWLLDDFVRKVHGASHALIMSVDGFPLTASESVSSDDAEQLAAIASGLLSLAGNSAALFGKGNCEQIIIRLTRGYFLFMGIGAEAGLAVLTEPDCDMKVVAYEMTQFITNAGHALTPEVRAGLRQVLTARRPQA from the coding sequence GTGACCGCCCAGGACGCGACCACGGATTTCACGTGGTTGCTCGACGACTTCGTGCGCAAGGTGCACGGTGCCAGCCACGCGCTGATCATGTCCGTCGACGGTTTCCCTTTGACCGCTTCGGAATCGGTGTCGAGCGACGACGCCGAGCAGCTCGCGGCCATCGCGAGCGGCCTGCTCAGCCTCGCGGGCAACAGCGCGGCGCTGTTCGGCAAGGGCAACTGCGAGCAGATCATCATCCGGCTCACCCGCGGGTACTTCCTGTTCATGGGGATCGGTGCCGAGGCGGGGCTCGCGGTGCTCACCGAACCGGACTGCGACATGAAGGTCGTCGCCTACGAGATGACCCAGTTCATCACCAACGCCGGTCACGCCCTCACCCCCGAGGTGCGAGCGGGACTCCGGCAGGTCCTGACCGCCCGACGGCCGCAGGCCTGA
- a CDS encoding sensor histidine kinase, giving the protein MVTRARGLLDRSRVLLDRSRVAAAQFLAAPPRHAPSAPPVEPAVEQRPAVEAPDAGALAGVCSNVALRDLNLLDQLLAQLETMEAGEENSDRLAELYRLDHLATRLRRNAENLRVLAGRDADDTTAGISSVLDVMRAAMSSIDHYSRITIGRVVSLGVVGFAAEDVSRILAELFDNAANQSSPSSPVSVSAHLTEQGSVLIRIEDEGIGMPPERLAALNERLAAGPVLDDDSVRHMGLAVVGRLADRHEITVKLDRRTPHGTVATVLLPVPVVSELAEKQWSGSQTVVLPQARITNGAPVGTPVATPSGLPRRRPAPSAAPEPERKPSPRPRTAFQPPADGGTTASGLPRRVSRSIRTLPDEPAPPTTPSADAADGHEALLADLDAFTDGERAALDDRHERETGGNTQ; this is encoded by the coding sequence ATGGTGACGCGGGCTCGAGGCTTGCTTGACCGCTCACGGGTTCTTCTGGACCGTTCCAGGGTCGCCGCGGCGCAGTTCCTCGCCGCACCGCCCCGGCACGCTCCGTCGGCTCCGCCGGTCGAACCGGCGGTGGAACAACGGCCTGCCGTGGAGGCACCGGACGCCGGTGCGCTCGCCGGGGTCTGCTCGAATGTCGCGCTGCGCGACCTCAACCTGCTCGACCAGTTGCTCGCGCAGTTGGAGACGATGGAAGCGGGGGAGGAGAACTCCGACCGCCTCGCCGAGCTCTACCGGCTCGACCACCTGGCGACCCGGTTGCGGCGCAACGCCGAGAACCTGCGCGTCCTCGCCGGCCGCGACGCCGACGACACGACCGCCGGGATCTCGTCCGTGCTCGACGTGATGCGGGCCGCGATGTCGTCGATCGACCACTACTCGCGGATCACGATCGGGCGCGTCGTTTCGCTCGGTGTCGTCGGCTTCGCCGCCGAAGACGTCAGCCGGATCCTCGCGGAGCTGTTCGACAACGCGGCGAACCAGTCTTCGCCGAGTTCGCCGGTCAGCGTCAGCGCGCATCTCACCGAACAGGGAAGCGTGCTGATCCGCATCGAGGACGAGGGCATCGGCATGCCGCCCGAACGCCTCGCGGCGCTGAACGAGCGGCTGGCGGCCGGTCCGGTGCTCGACGACGATTCCGTGCGGCATATGGGACTCGCGGTCGTCGGCAGGCTCGCCGACCGGCACGAGATCACCGTCAAGCTCGACCGCCGTACCCCGCACGGCACGGTCGCGACCGTGCTGCTGCCGGTCCCGGTGGTGTCGGAACTGGCCGAGAAGCAGTGGTCCGGTTCGCAGACCGTCGTGCTGCCGCAGGCCAGGATCACCAACGGCGCGCCCGTGGGAACCCCGGTCGCCACCCCGTCCGGGCTGCCGCGCCGCCGCCCGGCTCCTTCCGCGGCACCGGAACCGGAACGGAAGCCCAGCCCGCGTCCGCGCACGGCCTTCCAGCCGCCCGCCGACGGCGGCACCACGGCCAGCGGCCTTCCGCGCCGGGTTTCCCGCAGTATCAGGACCTTGCCCGACGAACCGGCCCCGCCGACCACCCCGTCCGCCGACGCGGCGGACGGGCACGAGGCGCTGCTGGCCGACCTCGATGCCTTCACCGACGGCGAGCGTGCCGCCCTCGACGACCGGCACGAGCGTGAGACCGGAGGAAACACCCAGTGA
- a CDS encoding Ku protein: MRSMWKGSVSFGLVSIPIQLYAATENKNVSLRQVHEADGGRIQYKRFCTIDGEEVPYAEIAKGYELPDGEMVVLTDEDMSELPLASSRAIDVLEFVPLESIDPIQFDKTYYLEPQKNAVKPYVVLRDALQKASHVAVAKVAIRQRETLAILRVHSDVLTMTTMLWPDEVRVPDFGFLHEDPPQVRPQELTMAGSLIDSLSEPVFEQEKYSDSYREALEAMIEAKAAGNQTTKPKVVGAKADVVDLMEALQASVSEAKKSRKPAAAKKATAAKKPASGKRTPKSA; the protein is encoded by the coding sequence ATGCGTTCGATGTGGAAGGGCTCGGTGTCCTTCGGGCTGGTGAGCATCCCGATCCAGCTGTACGCGGCCACCGAGAACAAGAACGTCTCGCTGCGCCAGGTGCACGAGGCCGACGGCGGCCGGATCCAGTACAAGCGGTTCTGCACGATCGACGGCGAGGAAGTGCCCTACGCCGAGATCGCCAAGGGCTACGAACTGCCCGACGGCGAGATGGTCGTGCTCACCGACGAGGACATGTCCGAGCTGCCGCTGGCGTCGTCGCGGGCCATCGACGTGCTCGAGTTCGTGCCGCTGGAGTCCATCGACCCGATCCAGTTCGACAAGACCTACTACCTCGAACCACAGAAGAACGCCGTCAAACCGTACGTGGTCCTGCGTGACGCGCTGCAGAAGGCGAGCCACGTGGCGGTCGCGAAGGTCGCCATCCGGCAGCGGGAGACGCTCGCGATCCTGCGGGTCCACAGCGACGTCCTGACGATGACGACGATGCTGTGGCCCGACGAGGTCCGCGTCCCGGATTTCGGGTTCCTGCACGAGGATCCGCCGCAGGTGCGGCCGCAGGAGCTGACGATGGCGGGGTCGCTGATCGACTCGCTCTCGGAGCCGGTGTTCGAGCAGGAGAAGTACAGCGATTCCTACCGTGAGGCCCTGGAAGCCATGATCGAGGCCAAGGCCGCGGGAAACCAGACGACGAAACCGAAGGTCGTCGGCGCGAAGGCCGACGTCGTCGACCTCATGGAGGCTTTGCAGGCCAGCGTGAGCGAGGCGAAGAAGAGCCGCAAGCCCGCAGCGGCCAAGAAGGCCACCGCGGCCAAGAAACCCGCGTCGGGCAAGCGAACCCCGAAGAGCGCCTGA
- the ahcY gene encoding adenosylhomocysteinase, whose protein sequence is MSPTLSKVNGIEFAVADLSLAEAGRKQLRLAEVEMPGLMALRREYADSQPLKGARVAGSLHMTVQTAVLIETLVALGAEVRWVSCNIFSTQDEAAAAVVVGPNGTVEQPSGSPVFAWKGETLAEYWWCTDQLFDFGDGRLPNMILDDGGDATLLIHKGVEFEAAGAVPQATEEDPEEYHLVLETLRESLGRDTSRFTRIAKEVRGVTEETTNGVKRLYKLAKEGELLFPAMNVNDSVTKSKFDNKYGIRHSLIDGLNRGTDVMIAGKVAVVCGYGDVGKGAVESLRGQGARVVVTEIDPICALQAAMEGLDVVELDDVVERGDIFITTTGNFDIIMADQMAKMKHNAIVANVGHFDNEIDMAGLAKIPGIQKIEIKPQVHEWVFPATADREAHSIIVLSEGRLMNLGNATGHPSFVMSNSFTNQTIAQIELFTKQGEYTTDVHVLPKHLDEKVARLHLDALGVRLTKLTKRQAEYIGVDVEGPYKLDHYRY, encoded by the coding sequence ATGAGCCCGACCCTGTCCAAGGTCAACGGGATCGAATTCGCCGTCGCCGACCTTTCCCTCGCCGAGGCCGGCCGTAAGCAGCTGCGTCTCGCCGAGGTCGAGATGCCCGGTTTGATGGCGCTGCGCCGCGAATACGCCGACTCCCAGCCGCTGAAGGGCGCGCGGGTCGCGGGTTCGCTGCACATGACCGTGCAGACCGCCGTGCTGATCGAGACGCTCGTCGCGCTGGGCGCCGAGGTGCGCTGGGTGTCCTGCAACATCTTCTCCACGCAGGACGAGGCGGCCGCGGCCGTCGTCGTCGGCCCGAACGGCACCGTGGAGCAGCCGTCGGGTTCTCCGGTGTTCGCGTGGAAGGGCGAGACGCTCGCCGAGTACTGGTGGTGCACCGACCAGCTCTTCGACTTCGGCGACGGCCGCCTCCCGAACATGATCCTGGACGACGGCGGTGACGCGACCCTGCTGATCCACAAGGGGGTCGAGTTCGAGGCCGCCGGCGCCGTTCCGCAGGCGACCGAGGAAGACCCGGAGGAGTACCACCTCGTGCTGGAAACCCTGCGCGAGAGCCTCGGCCGCGACACCAGCCGGTTCACCCGCATCGCCAAGGAGGTCCGCGGGGTCACCGAGGAGACCACCAACGGCGTCAAGCGGCTCTACAAGCTCGCCAAGGAAGGCGAGCTGCTCTTCCCGGCGATGAACGTGAACGACTCGGTGACGAAGTCGAAGTTCGACAACAAGTACGGCATCCGCCACTCGCTCATCGACGGTCTCAACCGCGGCACCGACGTGATGATCGCGGGCAAGGTCGCGGTCGTCTGCGGCTACGGCGACGTCGGCAAGGGCGCCGTGGAATCGCTGCGCGGCCAGGGTGCCCGCGTGGTCGTCACCGAGATCGACCCGATCTGCGCGCTGCAGGCGGCGATGGAAGGTCTCGACGTCGTGGAGCTCGACGACGTCGTCGAGCGCGGCGACATCTTCATCACCACCACCGGCAACTTCGACATCATCATGGCCGACCAGATGGCCAAGATGAAGCACAACGCGATCGTCGCCAACGTCGGGCACTTCGACAACGAGATCGACATGGCGGGCCTCGCGAAGATCCCGGGCATCCAGAAGATCGAGATCAAGCCGCAGGTGCACGAGTGGGTCTTCCCCGCCACGGCGGACCGCGAGGCGCACTCGATCATCGTGCTGTCCGAGGGCAGGCTGATGAACCTCGGGAACGCGACCGGCCACCCGAGCTTCGTGATGTCGAACTCCTTCACCAACCAGACGATCGCGCAGATCGAGCTGTTCACGAAGCAGGGCGAGTACACCACCGACGTCCACGTGCTGCCGAAGCACCTGGACGAGAAGGTGGCCCGCCTGCACCTCGACGCGCTGGGCGTCCGGCTGACGAAGCTGACCAAGCGTCAGGCCGAGTACATCGGCGTGGACGTCGAGGGTCCGTACAAGCTGGACCACTACCGGTACTGA
- a CDS encoding DUF6131 family protein, translated as MIILGVILIVVGVIASIPVLYSIGIALAVIGIILAVLGNTGKAIGGRAHWY; from the coding sequence GTGATCATTCTCGGCGTCATCCTGATTGTCGTCGGTGTCATCGCCAGCATCCCCGTCCTGTACTCGATCGGGATCGCGCTGGCGGTCATCGGCATCATCCTGGCCGTTCTCGGGAACACCGGGAAGGCCATCGGCGGTCGCGCCCACTGGTACTGA
- a CDS encoding YciI family protein, which produces MRFMIIIKADEDSEAGKPPPMEALTAMAKFNQEMLDAGVLVGGEGLQESSKGARVTLTPAGATVTDGPFTEAKELVGGFWIVDVPSRAEAIEWAKRCPTPPTGDTVLEIRKILEAEDFGENFTPELQENEQRMRDEIAERS; this is translated from the coding sequence ATGCGTTTCATGATCATCATCAAGGCGGACGAGGACTCCGAAGCCGGGAAGCCGCCTCCGATGGAGGCTTTGACCGCCATGGCGAAGTTCAACCAGGAGATGCTCGACGCCGGGGTGCTGGTCGGCGGCGAAGGCCTGCAGGAAAGCTCGAAGGGCGCACGGGTCACGCTCACCCCGGCCGGGGCCACCGTCACCGATGGCCCCTTCACCGAAGCCAAGGAACTCGTCGGCGGCTTCTGGATCGTCGACGTCCCCTCGCGCGCCGAAGCGATCGAGTGGGCCAAGCGCTGCCCCACTCCCCCGACCGGCGACACCGTGCTCGAGATCCGCAAGATCCTCGAAGCCGAGGACTTCGGCGAGAACTTCACCCCGGAACTGCAGGAGAACGAGCAGCGAATGCGCGACGAGATCGCCGAACGGTCCTAA
- a CDS encoding TetR/AcrR family transcriptional regulator: MASDPTAPLGLRERKKRAARRAMSEAALKLAAEKGVEQVRVEDIANAVGVSPRTFNNYFSSKEEAICSFIVERQERVLEALRERPPEEPLWEAVSAATLETYGRDGEPNRDSVKVARSMILHPSVHGEFLKAHATVERVLAEGILERAGAGLENALNARLMAAIVESAVKTAFFHWLMNEGAEPFLETAAALLREAAAGIPSLTGPEPAKKTKKQ; this comes from the coding sequence ATGGCCTCCGACCCGACCGCGCCCCTGGGGCTGCGCGAACGCAAGAAGCGCGCGGCCCGTCGTGCCATGAGCGAGGCAGCGCTCAAACTCGCCGCCGAGAAAGGCGTCGAGCAGGTCCGCGTCGAGGACATCGCCAACGCCGTGGGGGTCTCCCCGCGCACGTTCAACAACTACTTCTCCAGCAAGGAGGAGGCTATCTGCTCGTTCATCGTCGAACGGCAGGAACGGGTGCTGGAGGCGCTGCGGGAAAGGCCGCCGGAGGAGCCGCTGTGGGAAGCCGTCAGCGCCGCGACGCTGGAGACCTACGGCCGTGACGGAGAGCCGAACCGCGACTCGGTGAAGGTCGCGCGCTCGATGATCCTGCACCCGTCGGTGCACGGTGAGTTCCTGAAGGCGCACGCCACCGTCGAACGAGTACTGGCGGAGGGGATCCTCGAACGGGCGGGGGCGGGCCTGGAAAACGCGTTGAACGCCCGGCTGATGGCGGCCATCGTGGAGTCCGCGGTGAAGACGGCGTTCTTCCACTGGCTGATGAACGAGGGTGCCGAGCCGTTCCTCGAGACGGCCGCCGCCCTTCTGCGCGAGGCCGCCGCCGGCATCCCCTCGCTCACCGGACCCGAACCGGCGAAGAAAACGAAGAAGCAGTAA
- a CDS encoding DUF742 domain-containing protein yields the protein MTVSSDQSPDRPVKMRSRRIRPYALTGGRTKSSQLLLVETLISVPRYDPSLAEALMPESRSLYERARDRSSIAELSVGLDLPLGVVRVLIGDLATQGAVFVHPTAHAYNHDTNVLERILDGLKRLPV from the coding sequence ATGACCGTGTCCAGCGACCAATCTCCGGACCGGCCCGTCAAGATGCGCAGCCGCAGAATCCGGCCGTACGCGCTGACCGGCGGCCGGACCAAGAGCAGCCAGCTGCTGCTGGTGGAGACCCTGATCTCGGTCCCGCGTTACGACCCGTCACTGGCCGAGGCGCTGATGCCCGAATCGCGCTCGCTGTACGAGCGCGCCCGGGATCGCTCGTCGATCGCCGAGCTTTCGGTGGGACTGGATCTGCCACTGGGTGTGGTCCGGGTGCTCATCGGCGACCTCGCCACCCAGGGCGCCGTGTTCGTGCACCCGACGGCCCACGCCTACAACCACGATACGAACGTGCTCGAGAGGATCCTCGATGGACTCAAGCGCCTCCCGGTCTGA
- a CDS encoding DNA polymerase IV, translated as MAVGEWILHVDLDQFIAAVEVARRPELRGKPVIVGGTGDPAERAVVATASYEAREFGIRSGMPLRTAAKRCPDAIFLATDAPAYQEVSDRVMATLREFPVIVEVLGWDEAFLGVTTDDPEALAADIRRAVAEETGLSCSVGIGDNKLRAKLATGFAKPAGIFRLVQDNWWDVMAKRPTDALWGIGTKTTKKLAEAGYHTVLELAGADPADLAARFGPKLGPWYRILAGGIGDAEVTATPYVARSRSRETTFQQNIADPEAMAAEVVALAKRVSQDVAEEGRPAARVAVKVRFAPFQTHTHSVTLPARTSDPAEIEKAALAVLGMFDLGRPVRLLGVRAEFLSPAERSVSP; from the coding sequence ATGGCCGTCGGGGAGTGGATACTTCACGTCGACCTCGACCAGTTCATCGCGGCGGTCGAGGTCGCCCGGCGGCCTGAGCTGCGCGGTAAGCCCGTCATCGTCGGCGGCACGGGCGATCCCGCGGAACGGGCAGTGGTGGCGACGGCGTCGTACGAGGCGCGGGAGTTCGGCATCCGGTCCGGAATGCCCCTGCGAACCGCCGCGAAACGCTGCCCTGACGCGATCTTCCTCGCCACGGACGCCCCCGCGTACCAAGAGGTCTCCGACCGGGTGATGGCGACACTGCGGGAATTCCCCGTGATCGTCGAAGTGCTCGGCTGGGACGAAGCATTCCTCGGCGTCACCACCGACGATCCCGAAGCACTCGCCGCCGACATCCGGCGGGCAGTGGCCGAGGAAACCGGGCTCTCCTGCTCCGTCGGTATCGGGGACAACAAGCTGCGCGCCAAACTCGCCACCGGATTCGCGAAACCGGCGGGGATCTTCCGGCTCGTCCAGGACAACTGGTGGGACGTCATGGCCAAGCGGCCGACGGACGCCCTGTGGGGCATCGGCACCAAGACGACGAAGAAGCTCGCCGAGGCCGGCTACCACACCGTGCTGGAGCTGGCGGGCGCCGATCCGGCGGACCTCGCGGCCCGGTTCGGCCCGAAGCTCGGCCCTTGGTACCGGATCCTCGCCGGCGGAATCGGCGACGCCGAGGTCACCGCGACGCCGTACGTCGCGCGATCCCGTAGCCGCGAGACGACCTTTCAGCAGAACATCGCCGATCCCGAGGCCATGGCCGCGGAGGTCGTCGCACTGGCGAAACGCGTCTCACAGGACGTCGCCGAGGAGGGCAGGCCCGCCGCGCGGGTCGCGGTCAAGGTCCGGTTCGCCCCCTTCCAGACCCATACCCACAGCGTGACCCTGCCCGCCCGGACCTCGGACCCGGCCGAAATCGAGAAGGCGGCGCTGGCCGTGCTCGGCATGTTCGACCTCGGCAGACCGGTCCGCCTACTGGGCGTCCGCGCCGAATTCCTCTCGCCTGCGGAGCGATCCGTGTCGCCTTGA
- a CDS encoding styrene monooxygenase/indole monooxygenase family protein, with protein MRKVLIVGAGQSGLQLALSLLAHDYDVTVMSARTPDEIRSGKVMSTQCMFHSALQHERDHKLNLWEEETVKVEGLGVSIAGPDSSRVLDWFGPLEHYAQSVDQRVKMAAWLELVEDRGGKVVIHGVTTSDLAPLAKLYDLVVIAAGKGELVQLFDRIPERSPYTEPQRALSLAYVHGLERRPEHPDKAAVRFNIIPGVGELFMIPAYTLSGNCDILFFEGVPGGPLDCWDDRPSPQQHLDRILSLMKQFLPWEYERSRNAVLTDDKATLAGGYTPVVRNAVGKLDSGTAVLGMADVVVANDPITGQGSNNASHCAASYLDSILERGDKPFDEEWMSASFEKYWEYAQHVTTWTNAMLQPPPPHVLQIIGAAGEKPAVAKRFANGFSDPTDFQHWFLDPAKAEKYLAEV; from the coding sequence ATGCGCAAGGTTCTGATCGTCGGTGCCGGGCAGTCGGGGTTGCAGCTGGCCTTGAGCCTGCTGGCCCACGACTACGACGTCACGGTGATGTCGGCGCGGACGCCGGACGAGATCCGGTCCGGCAAGGTGATGTCGACCCAGTGCATGTTCCACTCCGCTCTGCAACACGAGCGGGACCACAAGCTGAACCTGTGGGAGGAAGAGACCGTCAAGGTCGAAGGGCTCGGCGTTTCGATCGCGGGACCGGACTCCAGCCGCGTCCTGGACTGGTTCGGGCCGTTGGAGCACTACGCGCAGTCGGTGGATCAGCGGGTGAAAATGGCCGCCTGGCTCGAACTGGTGGAGGACCGCGGCGGCAAGGTCGTCATCCACGGCGTCACCACGTCGGATCTGGCGCCGCTGGCGAAGCTGTACGACCTGGTCGTCATCGCGGCGGGCAAGGGTGAGCTGGTCCAGCTGTTCGACCGGATCCCGGAGCGTTCGCCGTACACCGAACCCCAGCGCGCGCTTTCGCTGGCGTACGTGCACGGGCTCGAGCGACGGCCCGAGCATCCGGACAAGGCGGCGGTGCGGTTCAACATCATCCCCGGCGTGGGTGAGCTGTTCATGATCCCCGCGTACACGCTGAGCGGGAACTGCGACATCTTGTTCTTCGAGGGCGTCCCCGGCGGCCCGCTCGACTGCTGGGACGACCGGCCGTCGCCGCAGCAGCATCTCGACCGGATCCTCTCGCTGATGAAGCAGTTCCTCCCGTGGGAGTACGAGCGGTCCCGGAACGCCGTGCTGACCGACGACAAGGCGACGCTGGCGGGCGGATACACGCCCGTGGTGCGGAACGCGGTCGGCAAGCTGGATTCGGGGACCGCGGTGCTCGGCATGGCCGACGTCGTGGTGGCCAACGACCCGATCACCGGGCAGGGTTCCAACAACGCGAGCCACTGCGCGGCGTCCTATCTGGACTCGATCCTCGAACGCGGTGACAAGCCGTTCGACGAGGAGTGGATGTCCGCGTCGTTCGAGAAGTACTGGGAGTACGCCCAGCACGTGACGACCTGGACCAACGCGATGCTGCAGCCGCCGCCCCCGCACGTGCTCCAGATCATCGGCGCGGCGGGGGAGAAGCCCGCCGTGGCGAAGCGGTTCGCGAACGGGTTCTCCGATCCGACCGATTTCCAGCACTGGTTCCTGGACCCCGCGAAAGCCGAGAAATACCTGGCCGAGGTCTGA